A window of the Juglans microcarpa x Juglans regia isolate MS1-56 chromosome 5D, Jm3101_v1.0, whole genome shotgun sequence genome harbors these coding sequences:
- the LOC121264268 gene encoding ankyrin repeat-containing protein ITN1-like isoform X2 codes for MSTALGQGDQPETATPLFLATKSGCVDIAKKILEFYPQAVEHIDDKGRNILHVAIKYRQEKIFQHVKTMELPMKRLVRKVDNDGNSLLHTVGIKIEDYIPEELRGPALQLREEMQWFERVKSVMPSHFLDHRNNMNLTAEGLFYKANNELRIAATEWLKRTAEGCTVVAVLIATVAFAAAYTVPGGPNSQTGAPLLANKPLFVVFTVTDVLSLSFALTSVKPSGIC; via the exons ATGAGTACAGCGCTTGGTCAAGGGGATCAACCAGAAACGGCTACTCCTTTGTTTTTGGCAACTAAGTCGGGCTGCGTGGAcattgctaaaaaaatattggaatttTACCCTCAGGCAGTCGAGCATATTGATGACAAAGGGCGGAACATATTGCATGTAGCGATCAAGTACCGCCAAGAAAAGATTTTCCAGCATGTAAAGACAATGGAACTGCCAATGAAGAGGCTGGTACGAAAAGTAGACAACGATGGTAATTCTTTACTTCATACTGTTGgaataaaaattgaagattacATACCTGAGGAACTGCGAGGCCCCGCACTTCAATTGCGAGAAGAAATGCAATGGTTTGAG CGTGTGAAGTCTGTCATGCCATCCCATTTCCTTGATCACCGTAACAATATGAATCTGACTGCTGAGGGGTTATTTTACAAAGCAAACAATGAACTCCGAATAGCGGCAACAGAATGGCTAAAGCGGACGGCAGAAGGATGCACTGTTGTGGCAGTTCTCATTGCTACCGTTGCCTTTGCTGCTGCCTATACAGTACCCGGAGGCCCTAATAGTCAGACCGGCGCTCCACTCCTCGCCAATAAACCTCTCTTTGTGGTTTTTACGGTGACCGATGTACTGTCCCTTTCATTTGCATTGACATCAGTG AAACCTTCAGGTATTTGCTGA
- the LOC121264268 gene encoding ankyrin repeat-containing protein ITN1-like isoform X1, producing the protein MSTALGQGDQPETATPLFLATKSGCVDIAKKILEFYPQAVEHIDDKGRNILHVAIKYRQEKIFQHVKTMELPMKRLVRKVDNDGNSLLHTVGIKIEDYIPEELRGPALQLREEMQWFERVKSVMPSHFLDHRNNMNLTAEGLFYKANNELRIAATEWLKRTAEGCTVVAVLIATVAFAAAYTVPGGPNSQTGAPLLANKPLFVVFTVTDVLSLSFALTSVVIFLSIVSSPFRLSDFRESLPLS; encoded by the exons ATGAGTACAGCGCTTGGTCAAGGGGATCAACCAGAAACGGCTACTCCTTTGTTTTTGGCAACTAAGTCGGGCTGCGTGGAcattgctaaaaaaatattggaatttTACCCTCAGGCAGTCGAGCATATTGATGACAAAGGGCGGAACATATTGCATGTAGCGATCAAGTACCGCCAAGAAAAGATTTTCCAGCATGTAAAGACAATGGAACTGCCAATGAAGAGGCTGGTACGAAAAGTAGACAACGATGGTAATTCTTTACTTCATACTGTTGgaataaaaattgaagattacATACCTGAGGAACTGCGAGGCCCCGCACTTCAATTGCGAGAAGAAATGCAATGGTTTGAG CGTGTGAAGTCTGTCATGCCATCCCATTTCCTTGATCACCGTAACAATATGAATCTGACTGCTGAGGGGTTATTTTACAAAGCAAACAATGAACTCCGAATAGCGGCAACAGAATGGCTAAAGCGGACGGCAGAAGGATGCACTGTTGTGGCAGTTCTCATTGCTACCGTTGCCTTTGCTGCTGCCTATACAGTACCCGGAGGCCCTAATAGTCAGACCGGCGCTCCACTCCTCGCCAATAAACCTCTCTTTGTGGTTTTTACGGTGACCGATGTACTGTCCCTTTCATTTGCATTGACATCAGTGGTAATATTTCTCTCAATCGTCTCGTCGCCATTTCGCTTATCAGACTTCAGGGAATCTCTTCCACTAAGCTAA
- the LOC121264269 gene encoding uncharacterized protein LOC121264269, whose product MKPSASMDQNQEIQPDNAAGTAPLSSGVKKEQAGGSQPQNSAPSSEKIRELTHFKEIYEGIMKGDREKVLAEYAKLKSGDTSASSTVFKDTILHIAIYMRQEDIAREILKKCNEETLLKPNAIGNTVLHEASEANMMNLAKDLLISAPGLLGKVNKHGETALFRAAHFGCAEMFAVLADIVAQKERDQRTALEPHLKRRDGTTILQITIVAGFFGLALEIARRYKVLVEREIENSRPAGLQLLSCIPSAFKSSTNYGLIKRFIYHCVPDEDFQREKKSHRRDAYEFGDDYDFGMNTQEKKSEHPIPCYVPKIVVKFTSELRKINVSIWECLRRGWPMMKRIYEEKRKHESAFELAKFLIIEDHVSWEESSPSEGDKVSPVTPMNSRSQDDGNNQERSQTGSPGQGEKKEGTGSSPNEPAKSSDHPSTKDKTTKTAPLLLATATGIIEIVEEILDVYPQALEHICLETGRNILHEAIRHRQLDIFHLIKKMDIPMARLVRRIDNSGYTILHQVGEMGYHTGSTNHPGPAFQLQEELRWFERVRKITPPHYEMHRSSEKVGTAEEFFEESHKKLLEEAQEWLKRTSESCSTVAVLIATVAFAAAYTVPGGSDEKTGTPILLHDPFFLIFTVMDVLSLASSLTSVVMFLSILTSPLHLKSFRHSLPRKLTLGFTFLFFSVAVTMLAFAATLMLIVRLKKRWTTTLMYTAAFLPVSIFALLQFPLYVAFKSTWKFSLKLIKRILPWHCRFKTPKTSSIYRTRYY is encoded by the exons ATGAAACCATCGGCGTCCATGGACCAAAACCAAGAAATCCAGCCTGATAATGCTGCAGGGACAGCGCCATTGTCGTCCGGGGTGAAAAAAGAACAAGCTGGAGGGAGTCAGCCGCAGAACTCGGCACCGTCCAGCGAAAAAATTCGAGAGTTGACccattttaaagaaatttatgagGGCATCATGAAAGGGGACAGGGAAAAAGTACTGGCCGAGTATGCAAAACTAAAGAGTGGCGACACTTCTGCCAGCTCAACTGTGTTCAAGGATACCATCCTGCACATAGCAATCTACATGAGACAAGAGGACATCGCGAGAGAGATCCTGAAGAAATGCAATGAGGAGACTCTACTTAAGCCAAATGCGATTGGGAACACCGTTCTCCACGAGGCTTCGGAAGCCAACATGATGAACCTTGCCAAGGATCTGTTAATATCAGCTCCAGGTTTGCTGGGTAAGGTTAACAAACACGGGGAAACAGCTCTCTTCAGAGCAGCCCACTTTGGTTGCGCTGAAATGTTCGCTGTCCTAGCTGATATAGTAGCCCAGAAAGAACGGGACCAAAGAACAGCACTTGAACCTCATTTAAAAAGACGTGATGGAACAACCATTCTGCAAATTACAATTGTCGCTGGCTTCTTTG GTCTTGCGTTGGAAATAGCTAGAAGGTATAAAGTTTTAGTTGAACGAGAAATTGAAAATAGCAg GCCAGCTGGACTTCAGCTCCTCTCATGCATTCCATCAGCATTCAAGAGCTCCACCAACTATGGATTAATCAAGAGATTCATTTATCACT GCGTTCCCGATGAGGATtttcaaagggaaaaaaagagcCACCGACGAGATGCTTATGAATTTGGAGATGATTATGACTTTGGTATGAATACACAGGAGAAAAAATCTGAGCACCCTATACCGTGCTACGTCCCTAAGATAGTAGTGAAATTTACTTCAG AGCTAAGAAAGATTAACGTATCAATTTGGGAATGTCTTCGCagag GATGGCCGATGATGAAAAGAATAtatgaagagaagagaaagcATGAATCAGCTTTCGAACTCGCCAAGTTTCTAATAATAGAAGATCATGTGTCGTGGGAGGAAAGTAGTCCAAGCGAAGGCGACAAAGTGTCACCAGTGACTCCCATGAATTCGAGAAGTCAAGACGACGGAAATAACCAAGAAAGAAGTCAAACTGGTTCTCCTGGGCAGGGGGAGAAGAAAGAGGGAACAGGATCTTCTCCTAATGAACCTGCAAAAAGCAGTGATCATCCCTCTACGAAGGATAAAACCACAAAGACTGCACCTTTGCTTCTGGCAACTGCCACAGGAATAATAGAGATTGTCGAGGAGATACTTGATGTGTATCCCCAGGCTCTTGAGCACATATGTCTGGAAACGGGCAGAAACATATTGCATGAGGCCATTAGGCACCGTCAATTGGATATCTTTCACCTCATAAAGAAGATGGATATACCAATGGCCAGGCTAGTTCGACGGATTGATAATTCTGGTTACACTATCTTGCATCAAGTTGGAGAGATGGGGTACCACACTGGAAGTACCAACCATCCTGGTCCAGCTTTCCAATTGCAAGAGGAGTTGCGATGGTTCGAG CGTGTGCGGAAGATAACACCCCCCCACTATGAAATGCACCGCAGCAGCGAGAAGGTGGGGACCGCCGAAGAGTTCTTCGAAGAATCCCATAAAAAACTTCTCGAGGAGGCACAAGAATGGCTGAAGCGGACCTCGGAGTCTTGCTCTACTGTTGCAGTTCTTATCGCCACTGTCGCCTTTGCGGCTGCTTACACCGTGCCAGGAGGTTCCGACGAAAAAACTGGGACGCCAATCCTCCTGCACGACCCTTTCTTCTTGATTTTCACTGTCATGGACGTTCTCTCCCTTGCGAGCTCATTAACTTCCGTAGTCATGTTCCTCTCTATCCTCACCTCACCCTTACATCTCAAGAGTTTCCGTCACTCTCTTCCTCGGAAACTCACACTCGGCTTcaccttcctcttcttctcagTGGCTGTGACCATGCTTGCTTTTGCTGCAACACTTATGCTCATCGTTCGTTTAAAGAAGCGGTGGACTACCACGCTTATGTATACTGCTGCATTCCTTCCAGTCAGTATTTTTGCACTCTTGCAGTTCCCTCTGTATGTTGCGTTCAAGAGTACTTGGAAGTTCTCTCTTAAACTCATTAAGCGCATTCTTCCTTGGCATTGTAGGTTTAAGACCCCTAAAACCTCCTCCATTTACAGGACCCGTTATTATTAG